In Thermofilum pendens Hrk 5, the sequence TCCCTCGGCTACAACGTGGTCGTAACCTTGCCAAGCAAGGGGACGATACAGAGGTTCTTCTCGCACGCGGCGTCGGGCGGCTACGAGCTGGTGGATGCGTGGAAGGTGCACGAGTACCTGCCGGAGGACGTGAAGACCTTTGAGAAGATACTTCTCGAGGCTAAAAGCCCGCCCGTCGACAGGCCCGTCGACGTCATAGTTGGAAGCGAGATCGTCGGGCTCATGGTCCACGAGAGCTGCGGCCACCCCAGCGAGGCCGATAGGATTATGGGCAGGGAGGCGGCTCAGGCCGGTAAAAGCTTCATCAAGCCGAACATGCTGGGCGAGAGAATAGGCAGCGAGTACGCAACCGTAATCGACGACCCAACGATTCCGGGTAGCAACGGCTTCTACCTCTACGACGACGAAGGAGTTCCCGCGAGACCGCGGTACCTCTACAAGAACGGCGTAATAAACGAGTTTCTACACAACAGGTGGACGGCGAAGCTCTTCGGCACGCACAGCAACGCGGCTGCGAGAGCGATGAACCACGAGGGAGAACCCATAGTCAGAATGGCTAACACGTACTTTAAGCCGGGCGACTACACATTCGAGGAGCTACTCGAAGACGTGAAGTACGGCGTATATATTAAGAGCTACATGGAATGGAATATCGACGACGAAAGGTGGAGTCAGCGCTACGGCGGGCTTGAAGCCTACCTCATCGAGAACGGAGAGCTGAAGGGGCTCGTGAGAAACCCCGTGCTTGAGCTAACAACCAAGACGTTCTACTCGAGCGTGGACGCCGCCGACAGGAACCTGGAGTTCTACGCCGGTACGTGCGGTAAAGGTGAGCCCATGCAGGGAGTACCCGTGTGGTTCGGCGGTCCAAATGTACGTGTAAGGAACATTAAGCTGAGGGTGATTGGGTAATGGCTGAGAGCCTGATCGAAATTGGAGAAAAGATAAAGAACTACGCCCTGAGAGCGGGCTTCGAAGAGGTAGCGGTGCTCCTCTACAGGAGAGAGAGCGTGATGGTGAAGTTCGCGAACGGCGAGCCGAGCGTGACTCAAAACTGGACAGACCACGCGGCGGACATATACCTCGCGAAGGGCGGGAAGATACTCGGGACGTCCGCCCCGACGCATTCACTGGAGGAAATATATAGGGTTATAGACTCGCTGCACCAGATGCAGGAGAGGCTACCCCCGTCTATGCTCTACGCCCCTCTACCAGAGCCAGAGAAGCACGAGCCTCTCCCGGGGCTCGTCGACAAAAGGATCGTTGAGGCGATAGAAGACCCGGCGCACGTATCGGAGGCTGTGGTCGAGGCCGCCAATAGGTACAAGGTCGACAGCTTTGCCGGCATGCTACAGCTAACCTACGAGGTAAAGGCTCTCGTAAACAGCAAGGGAGCTTCCTTCTCCGAGGACTCGACGTACGTGAAGACCTACATCCGCTCCTTCGCGGGCGAGGGGTCCGGCCAGTGGTCTCTCGGCTCCCGCAGACTCTCGATCAGCGACGTCGAAAAGGTGGCTGAGACAGCTTCGCATCTAGCCTACCAGTCCAGGAGGCAGGAAGACTACCCACCTGGGAGAACAAATGTACTCCTGTCCCCCATGGTCGCCGGGAACTTCCTGAACTACATCGTCGAGATGGCCACTGCTTCGTCGATAATGATGGGGTTCTCTATCTTCATGAACAGGAAGCCCGGAGAGAAGGTTTCCTCGGAGCTACTGACTGTAGAGGATGCTCCGAGGCTCGCCGAGTTGCCGGGGTCGACGTCGTTCGACGACGAGGGTATAAGGACGTACACGAAGCCGGTAATCGAGAAAGGAGTGTTGAGGAATGTTCTCCATAACTCGAAGACTGCCTCGAAGCTAGGAGGTAAAACCACCGGCAACGCGGGGTTGGTGTTCCCGCGGGTCTGGAACATCAACGTTCACCCAGGAGACTATACATTCGAGGAGCTACTGGCGGAGATGAAGGAGGGTCTCGTGGTTACAAACAACTGGTACACCAGACTACAGAACTACATAGAGGGTACGTTCTCGACGATACTCAGGGACGCGATACTGATAGTCAGGAACGGCGAAATAGTGGGAGCCGCGAAGAAGCTCAGAATAGCGGACAGCTTCCCCAGGATACTCGAGAACATAGTGGCGCTAGGGAAGGAAACCTACGACATGTACTGGTGGGAAGTCGAGACCCCCACCAGGACGCCGTACATACTCGTCAAGGACGTTGGAACCTCAAGCCACACCGCTTAACCCTTCGCCCATAACAGTTTGTTTTTCTCTGGCTTCCCTCGAGGCCCTTCTCGCCAAGAATACTGCGAGTATAGCGGCTATGAAGATGGGTATAGTGACTACTAGGAGCAAGTGGGGGCTCCAGAGAGGGGGCTGAGCTATCTCTAGGCGCGTAGCCCTAGCCCTGTCGAGTATCGAGTCACCCGAGTACAGCTCGACTTCTACGGGGGCGTTCCTGACCGATGGGAAAACGACGTCCAGCTTCTCGCCCACGAAAAGGTAGACTTTCCTCGCCTGCTCCGGCTGGGACAGTACGCGTATGTAGACGTAGCCGCTCGTCGAGCCAACGTTCTTAACGGTTACGTGGAGCCCGTCGGCAAGTATCACGGCGTCCTCTATGACCGCTTTGACCTCCGGAGGTTCACCGACTTTCCGCAGGCCCGGGATTTCCAGCTGGAAAACGTAGAAGTCTGGGGCTTCCTGTTCGTTGTGGTTCACCCAGAGGAGACCTCCGCCTAGCCGCTCTGGGCCGTGAGCGTACGGCGGCTCCCACCTGTACCCGTAGAGCCTTGTCCCGTTGAAAACTACCTCGAGCACGTCTATCCAGCTCCTCGGATCCGTACTCGTGAAGCTGTCCCGAACTTTGACCTCGTAGAGAGAGTCGTTGAGGCTTCTCACGTAGTTACTAGTGTTGAGCCAGATAACGATTGATACTATGTACGCGCCCGTAAACCTCTCCATTCTCCCTGTACCGGTGACGTCGCACAGTACTGTTTCGCCGTAGCTCTTCTCCATGTACTTGACAACCCTGTACGTCAGAAGCCTAGGGTTATCGGAAAACATGAGGAGAGCGTAATTCACCATCTGGGAGAGAGACCTATTCATGTCTTGTGCTACCTCTGGGTCGTTCAAAAGGCTCCTGCCGTCAACGGTGAACGGGTGTAGTTTCTCGTCGACGCGAACTGTTCCGTCGGCGTTGAAAGTTAGGCGGAAGTTAAGCGCGATCCAGTACCTTGGCTGCGTGATCACTGGCTCTCCGAAGGCCAGGAATAGGAGCAGGCAGAGGAAGAGCAGTGCCTGTGCACGCCGCTCCATCCTAGTCACCCCTCCCGAAGTAGTACTCAACGTACTCCAGCGTTAGGTAGCTTGGTATCGCGCTACTGGAGAGGGAGGAACCGTAGTACTTCGTCTCCTCTACCCCAAACAGTATGTGCCTCGCACTGTATACTCCAACGTTAGGCGCCATGCCGTCGAGCATGTCAACGTCTATCCACCCATATGGCTCCACGTAGACCTGCGGCCACATATGCCCACCCCAGTGCGTCAAGATGTTCTCGCCCTCGGCCTCTATGGTGGAGAAGTTGAGCCACATGCGCTCACTGTCCGTTAGGAGGATTCCGAACGCCGTCCTGGCGGGTACCCCGAGAATCCTAGCCATCGTCACGAAGACGTCCGCTACCTCGACGCAGTCCCCGGTGATCGCGTAGCCTCTATACCCGTACGTGACTGCGTGGTCGCTCCCGGCTCTTCCGAAAGAGACCCGGTAGTTCCCCCTGTTCGCTTGCTCGACCCAGGACGCCAGCTTCTTCACCGTCGAGAGAGGGGTCTGCGCGAAGGCAACCTCCCTTGCCAGCCTAATCAGCGTCACGTTATAGACATTCCAGTAGCCGGACGACACGGTATACCTGCGTACGAAGCTTAGTGGCGGCCAGTCGCCTTTAGACGCCGACTCGTCTATCTGGTAGCTGTACACCACGACTACGTAGGACACGTTTACCCAGTACTTGCGGCCGGGCTCCGCCCTAACGAGCACAACGGCGTAGGTATTGCCGTCCTCATCCACCACGAACCGCAGGGGCTTCGGGTTTATTGAGACCACGTAGCTCTTCTGGAAAGTTGTGTTCTGAGGAAGCGCCACGTATACGTAGTCGTTCACGGAGACGTTGTTCTCGTTTTTCAGGAGGAAGCCCCCAGTAATCCTGTAAGTCACCTTGCCTGTGACAAACACGCCTGTGACAGCGGCTTCGCCGGTCGCGCG encodes:
- a CDS encoding transglutaminase-like domain-containing protein, with the protein product MGEFVKINVRLVASLLLLLALLAPGFSRATGEAAVTGVFVTGKVTYRITGGFLLKNENNVSVNDYVYVALPQNTTFQKSYVVSINPKPLRFVVDEDGNTYAVVLVRAEPGRKYWVNVSYVVVVYSYQIDESASKGDWPPLSFVRRYTVSSGYWNVYNVTLIRLAREVAFAQTPLSTVKKLASWVEQANRGNYRVSFGRAGSDHAVTYGYRGYAITGDCVEVADVFVTMARILGVPARTAFGILLTDSERMWLNFSTIEAEGENILTHWGGHMWPQVYVEPYGWIDVDMLDGMAPNVGVYSARHILFGVEETKYYGSSLSSSAIPSYLTLEYVEYYFGRGD
- a CDS encoding TldD/PmbA family protein, giving the protein MSWQYEDLVVKAVSHGEALGASYVEARYHLIARSGLSSRNGEVIGVEKSFSQGIAIRVIVDGSLGFASTSVLTPEGVTGAVEKAYKKAKAHAKLQKRPIEFSDERLGRVTYEAVEKKSPRDVDFQEKTRYHQELWKLVSGAISTARVATLTSFYGESVEEKIVVNSDGAYVKSRVPRVSLGYNVVVTLPSKGTIQRFFSHAASGGYELVDAWKVHEYLPEDVKTFEKILLEAKSPPVDRPVDVIVGSEIVGLMVHESCGHPSEADRIMGREAAQAGKSFIKPNMLGERIGSEYATVIDDPTIPGSNGFYLYDDEGVPARPRYLYKNGVINEFLHNRWTAKLFGTHSNAAARAMNHEGEPIVRMANTYFKPGDYTFEELLEDVKYGVYIKSYMEWNIDDERWSQRYGGLEAYLIENGELKGLVRNPVLELTTKTFYSSVDAADRNLEFYAGTCGKGEPMQGVPVWFGGPNVRVRNIKLRVIG
- a CDS encoding TldD/PmbA family protein, with the translated sequence MAESLIEIGEKIKNYALRAGFEEVAVLLYRRESVMVKFANGEPSVTQNWTDHAADIYLAKGGKILGTSAPTHSLEEIYRVIDSLHQMQERLPPSMLYAPLPEPEKHEPLPGLVDKRIVEAIEDPAHVSEAVVEAANRYKVDSFAGMLQLTYEVKALVNSKGASFSEDSTYVKTYIRSFAGEGSGQWSLGSRRLSISDVEKVAETASHLAYQSRRQEDYPPGRTNVLLSPMVAGNFLNYIVEMATASSIMMGFSIFMNRKPGEKVSSELLTVEDAPRLAELPGSTSFDDEGIRTYTKPVIEKGVLRNVLHNSKTASKLGGKTTGNAGLVFPRVWNINVHPGDYTFEELLAEMKEGLVVTNNWYTRLQNYIEGTFSTILRDAILIVRNGEIVGAAKKLRIADSFPRILENIVALGKETYDMYWWEVETPTRTPYILVKDVGTSSHTA